In Ischnura elegans chromosome 9, ioIscEleg1.1, whole genome shotgun sequence, the following proteins share a genomic window:
- the LOC124165756 gene encoding replication factor C subunit 4: MQSFLKTGKLGPSDDSGHSKATTSSTQVKKKSVVVPWVEKYRPKTIEDVVEQNEVVSVLRQTIVGGDFPNLLFYGPPGTGKTSTILAACRQLFGDAYKSRILELNASDERGIQVIREKVKNFAQLTASAFRPDGKPCPPFKVIILDEADSMTHAAQAALRRMMEKETRSTRFCLICNYVSRIIDPLTSRCSKFRFRPLGVDKMQLKLEEVCKGEGVKCETEVLEKLVALSGGDMRRALTCLQSCAPLRAEKNVLLEDVYEIMGVVPDEWVDGILTVCKTHVYDNVQEYVEKLILEAYAGSQVLEQLNEKVIFSDHLNRMQKVVICEKIAICLMRLQDGADEYLQLMDACGTIMTTI; the protein is encoded by the exons ATGCAAAGCTTTTTGAAAACTGGAAAATTGGGTCCTAGTGATGACAGTGGTCATTCAAAGGCTACTACGTCTTCGACGCAAGTGAAAAAGAAATCTGTGGTGGTACCATGGGTTGAAAAATA CCGACCGAAAACAATAGAAGACGTGGTGGAACAAAACGAAGTAGTGTCAGTCTTGAGGCAAACAATCGTTGGTGGTGACTTCCCTAATCTACTCTTCTATGGTCCTCCTGGTACTGGTAAAACCAGCACGATTCTCGCAGCTTGTAGACAGCTCTTTGGTGATGCTTATAAAAGCAG AATACTTGAGTTAAATGCATCGGATGAGAGAGGCATTCAGGTTATTCGAGAAAAGGTGAAGAATTTCGCGCAATTGACTGCAAGTGCTTTCCGACCCGA tGGAAAACCATGCCCACCGTTCAAGGTTATCATTCTTGACGAAGCAGATTCTATGACCCATGCAGCCCAAGCAGCATTGaggcgaatgatggaaaaagaaaCTCGTTCTACACGTTTCTGCCTTATTTGCAACTATGTGTCTAGAATCATAGATCCTCTCACGTCAAGGTGCTCAAAGTTCCGCTTCAGACCTCTGG GTGTAGACAAGATGCAATTGAAACTGGAGGAGGTTTGCAAAGGTGAAGGAGTGAAGTGTGAGACAGAAGTTCTTGAGAAATTGGTTGCCCTCTCTGGTGGTGACATGCGGCGAGCTCTTACATGTTTGCAGTCGTGTGCTCCACTAAGGGCTGAGAAGAATGTTTTGCTGGAAGATGTGTATGAAATAATGGGG GTGGTGCCTGATGAGTGGGTTGATGGGATATTGACTGTCTGTAAAACACATGTGTATGATAATGTGCAGGAATATGTTGAGAAGCTGATTCTTGAGGCATATGCTGGCTCacag GTTCTTGAGCAGCTGAATGAAAAAGTGATATTCTCTGATCACCTGAATAGGATGCAGAAAGTTGTCATATGTGAGAAAATTGCT ATCTGTCTCATGAGACTTCAGGATGGAGCTGATGAGTACCTACAGCTTATGGATGCTTGTGGAACTATCATGACAACAATATGA